A single Anopheles funestus chromosome 2RL, idAnoFuneDA-416_04, whole genome shotgun sequence DNA region contains:
- the LOC125762639 gene encoding cuticle protein 8-like, with protein MAFKFVLLATLVAAASAGLLPVAHHGPIATSHSTIQHHGAPAVHYGGSIHAAPAIYQHSAPTIVKTIAQPTIIKSVEHHAPANYEFSYSVHDEHTGDIKSQHETRHGDEVHGQYSLLDSDGHHRIVDYHADHHSGFNAVVRREPSAVKIAQPVHKVIAQPVHVSSYAHAPVAHATVQHHHAAPIARYSAPIAHHVAPIAHYSAPIAHHAAPIAHSTSSIVHGQNHLSHHHY; from the exons ATGGCGTTCAAA TTTGTTCTGTTGGCTACTCTAGTAGCTGCCGCTAGCGCCGGTCTGCTCCCAGTTGCTCACCACGGTCCGATCGCTACATCGCACTCCACCATCCAGCATCATGGTGCTCCAGCTGTCCATTATGGTGGATCCATCCATGCCGCCCCGGCTATCTACCAGCACTCCGCTCCGACCATCGTGAAGACCATCGCTCAACCAACGATCATCAAGTCTGTAGAACACCATGCCCCGGCTAACTACGAATTCTCGTACTCCGTGCACGATGAGCACACCGGAGACATCAAGAGCCAGCACGAGACTCGTCACGGAGATGAAGTGCACGGACAGTACTCGTTGTTGGACTCGGATGGCCACCATCGCATCGTCGACTACCATGCTGATCATCACTCCGGATTCAACGCCGTTGTGCGTCGTGAACCATCGGCAGTGAAGATCGCCCAGCCAGTCCACAAGGTGATCGCTCAGCCTGTGCATGTGTCCAGCTATGCCCATGCCCCAGTAGCACACGCTACCGTCCAGCACCACCATGCTGCCCCGATCGCACGCTACTCCGCCCCGATCGCACATCATGTTGCTCCGATCGCGCACTACTCTGCTCCGATCGCGCACCATGCTGCTCCGATTGCGCACTCCACATCGAGCATCGTTCATGGACAGAACCATCTGAGCCATCATCATTACTAA
- the LOC125762617 gene encoding protein croquemort-like gives MCCCSKRYSNTAKKLWAFGGVVAIFVAAAFFGFGLPAIIDAVALTEFRIKEGARVYENFFDGEVPIFFDIYLFNWTNPEEIRNPDVRPNFVQMGPYVFSERHERGMVSFNANDTITFNQKRIWHYIPELSNGDYLSDRVTTLNPILATVGKTLEGDPLLPLLDNIIMGNNLAEFLYEDVPVREMLFDGHPDLLLTTLRDLLAALPPGTVPDINLPPWEGFGWFVERNESLTYDGTFQMGTGVDNRINTGVMRQWNNAPQVPNYRGICGQVRGSAGEVWPPMGRNLDSDNIPPLNIFLPDLCSAITLRHEREFTVHGLDGELWVGDARNFDNGHTIPETECQCTSPVEQCPFYRPGVLDVSECKFGAPLVVSYPHFYLAHPSYRTAVTGMNPDKGKHEFRFALHPFSGIPMTANGRIQYNMHLRDNGMVLFRDVPDIVIPAFWIEQRMVLTEDIADDLKLIENLRWGFIYTSFALCGVGALLLGLSLYAAFFVWKD, from the exons ATGTGCTGCTGTTCGAAGCGATATTCTAACACTGCCAAAAAGCTATGGGCATTTGGTGGTGTCGTGGCCATCTTTGTGGCGGCCGCCTTCTTCGGATTTGGTCTGCCAGCCATCATTGATGCCGTAGCGCTGACTGAATTCCGCATCAAGGAAGGTGCCCGTGTGTACGAGAACTTCTTTGATGGTGAGGTGCCGATCTTCTTCGATATCTACCTATTCAATTGGACCAATCCGGAGGAGATCCGGAATCCGGATGTGCGTCCAAATTTTGTGCAGATGGGACCGTACGTCTTTTCCGAGCGTCATGAGCGTGGTATGGTATCGTTCAATGCTAACGATACGATCACCTTCAACCAGAAACGCATCTGGCACTATATTCCCGAGCTCTCGAACGGCGATTACCTCAGCGACCGTGTTACCACACTTAATCCAATCCTAGCG ACTGTCGGCAAAACGCTGGAAGGTGACCCTCTGCTGCCCCTCCTCGATAATATTATCATGGGAAACAATCTTGCCGAATTTCTTTACGAAGATGTGCCCGTTCGTGAGATGCTGTTCGATGGACATCCCGACTTATTGTTAACCACTTTACGAGATTTGCTCGCCGCATTACCGCCAGGAACCGTGCCAGACATTAACCTGCCACCCTGGGAAGGCTTCGGATGGTTCGTGGAACGCAACGAAAGTCTCACATATGACGGGACGTTCCAAATGGGTACGGGCGTGGATAATCGCATCAACACGGGCGTTATGCGCCAGTGGAACAACGCTCCCCAAGTGCCTAACTATCGTGGCATCTGTGGACAAGTGCGCGGATCCGCGGGTGAAGTGTGGCCACCGATGGGACGAAATTTGGACAGTGACAACATTCCGCCACTAAACATCTTCCTGCCTGATCTGTGCAGTGCGATCACGCTGCGTCACGAGCGTGAGTTTACTGTGCACGGGCTCGACGGAGAGCTATGGGTTGGAGATGCGCGTAACTTTGACAACGGACACACAATCCCGGAAACGGAATGCCAGTGTACATCTCCTGTGGAGCAGTGTCCTTTCTATCGGCCCGGTGTGCTCGATGTTTCGGAGTGCAAATTCGGTGCGCCACTAGTGGTTAGCTATCCACATTTTTATCTCGCACATCCTAGTTACCGAACTGCCGTTACTGGAATGAACCCGGACAAAGGCAAACACGAATTCCGTTTCGCATTGCACCCATTCTCAGGAATTCCCATGACCGCTAATGGGCGCATTCAATATAACATGCATCTCAGGGATAATGGCATGGT TTTGTTCCGAGACGTACCAGATATTGTTATTCCCGCATTCTGGATTGAACAACGTATGGTTCTTACTGAAGACATTGCTGATGATCTTAAA CTTATCGAAAACCTGCGATGGGGCTTCATCTATACGTCATTCGCCTTATGTGGGGTCGGTGCATTACTTCTCGGTTTATCGCTTTACGCAGCCTTCTTCGTGTGGAAAGATTAA
- the LOC125774919 gene encoding LOW QUALITY PROTEIN: ornithine decarboxylase antizyme (The sequence of the model RefSeq protein was modified relative to this genomic sequence to represent the inferred CDS: deleted 1 base in 1 codon) produces MKVPTCAFDATPGAATSESANRTGIMERTLAIEPSLSSSNRTSKRTISSSSSSSTASDSYCVSLAVGPLWWSDVPTIRTDHDRASPLKEYNRKDSFDSTTTTASSEYYDLDFPESTVDYLNHQEAAVIQEVLSQSAPTPITLKLFVTPQKCSSWETVFNPIDNILYVSLPSAMSHEASKHSFISLLEFAEEKLECDAVVLCIRKDRLDRPNLVRTFSFVGFQPLSPKSPLAPPHIEEQQRNEYLFMIYSIEE; encoded by the exons ATGAAGGTTCCTACTTGCGCATTTGATGCTACGCCCGGTGCTGCTACATCGGAGTCGGCTAACCGAACCGGCATAATGGAGAGAACTCTGGCAAT TGAGCCAAGTCTTAGTAGTAGTAATCGTACGAGTAAACGTACGatttcttcctcctcctcgtcTTCGACGGCCTCCGACTCTTACTGTGTTTCGTTGGCTGTAGGACCGCTGTGGTGGTCC GATGTCCCAACAATCAGGACCGATCACGATAGGGCGTCTCCCTTGAAGG aatacAATCGCAAGGATTCTTTCGATTCGACAACGACCACCGCTTCATCTGAGTACTATGATCTGGATTTCCCCGAATCAACCGTCGATTACTTAAACCACCAGGAAGCTGCTGTAATTCAGGAAGTGTTGAGCCAATCTGCTCCAACACCCATCACACTGAAACTTTTCGTAACACCGCAGAAATGCAGCAGCTGGGAGACGGTCTTTAACCCAATCGATAACATTCTGTACGTGTCGCTGCCGTCGGCGATGTCGCACGAGGCGTCGAAGCATTCCTTCATTTCACTTCTCGAGTTTGCCGAAGAGAAGCTGGAATGCGACGCGGTTGTGCTGTGCATTCGCAAGGATCGACTCGACCGCCCGAACTTGGTACGGACGTTCTCTTTTGTTGGTTTTCAGCCACTCAGCCCAAAATCTCCGCTAGCTCCACCGCACATCGAGGAGCAACAGAGAAATGAGTATCTCTTCATGATCTACAGCATCGAGGAGTAG
- the LOC125762636 gene encoding cuticle protein 8-like, giving the protein MAFKFVLLATLVAAASAGLLPVAHHGPIATSHSTIQHHAAPAAHYGGSIHAAPAIYQHSAPTIVKTIAQPTIIKSVEHHAPGNYEFSYSVHDEHTGDIKSQHETRHGDEVHGQYSLLDSDGHHRVVDYHADHHSGFNAVVRREPSAVKIAQPVHKVIAQPVHVSSYAHAPVAHATVQHHHAAPIAHYSAPIAHHVAPIAHYSAPIAHHAAPIAHSTSSIVHGQSHLSHHHY; this is encoded by the exons ATGGCGTTCAAA TTTGTTCTGTTGGCTACTCTAGTAGCTGCCGCTAGCGCCGGTCTGCTCCCAGTTGCTCACCACGGACCGATCGCTACATCGCACTCCACCATCCAGCATCATGCTGCCCCAGCTGCCCATTATGGTGGATCCATCCATGCCGCCCCGGCTATCTATCAGCACTCCGCTCCGACCATCGTGAAGACCATCGCTCAACCAACGATCATCAAGTCTGTAGAACACCATGCCCCGGGTAACTACGAATTCTCGTACTCCGTGCACGATGAGCACACCGGAGACATCAAGAGCCAACACGAGACCCGCCACGGAGATGAAGTGCACGGACAGTACTCGTTGTTGGACTCTGATGGCCACCATCGCGTCGTCGACTACCATGCTGATCATCACTCCGGCTTCAACGCCGTTGTGCGTCGTGAACCATCGGCAGTGAAGATCGCCCAGCCAGTCCACAAGGTGATCGCTCAGCCTGTGCATGTGTCCAGCTATGCCCATGCTCCAGTAGCACACGCTACCGTCCAGCACCACCATGCTGCCCCGATCGCACACTACTCCGCCCCGATCGCACATCATGTTGCTCCGATCGCGCACTACTCTGCCCCGATCGCGCACCATGCTGCTCCGATTGCGCACTCCACATCGAGCATCGTTCATGGACAGAGCCATCTGAGCCATCATCATTACTAA
- the LOC125762615 gene encoding dynein regulatory complex subunit 3 isoform X2, producing MGESNLATDSSFNKELEPGVISNEMLTKAILEQGHKGEAGRLAQLSQLHLETVTVIRLEFQNILKIDHLWVMKNLEVLSLSFNKIDKIENLSRLPKLKELNLSFNYIEKIENLNNLEHLRILSLYGNRIKCVENIDKLERLVILSVGRNNITTLNGLERLRFLKDLRSLNLSENPIAQDSTKPLRLYLATLLPQLKYYEYILIRPAERDAGKEKFQRELIDILEHERIEIIERTNAAKERDDEIRLSKSFVEHLNSHQLFESLFLGDPEGAALLSIGAEAVDLKNDYRNEAYSFTQNIYKMGLEQQDKRQAEIELYSRCIQDERKKAQLMGQTIINNFLVSYKNLYKLAKDIVSGLKGRDLNSKTYNAETEKLLDDLNLCKSGFNSLFEDTWHTLMGIEMQLFERTEEGNSTFENTIKEMTNEFIEMAQGQFVLLREAEINFSDALVDTVQQFVTFKAASGQADQLPEALKESLDDKDVISNMAAGMRDQHMQQIDAREDKLITRSRSWVKELCDDLQNSEIKRNRAKVLEITYFLDQHRQSFMTALDEVASKLEV from the exons atgggtGAAAGTAATTTAGCCACCGATTCATCCTTCAACAAAGAGCTGGAACCTGGTGTAATCAGCAATGAAATGTTGACGAAAGCAATTTTGGAGCAGGGCCATAAAGGGGAAGCCGGACGATTAGCCCAGCTGAGTCAGCTGCACTTGGAAACAGTTACCGTGATTAGGTTGGAGTTTCAAA ACATCCTTAAAATTGATCATCTTTGGGTTATGAAAAATTTGGAAGTTCTTTCGTTATCTTTTAACAAAATCGATAAAATCGAAAATCTTTCACGACTACCCAAATTGAAAGAATTGAATCTGTCGTTTAACTatattgaaaaaatcgaaaacctGAATAATCTGGAACATTTGAGAATTTTGTCTTTGTACGGTAATCGAATTAAGTGCGTCGAGAACATAGACAAACTAGAGCGTTTGGTAATACTGAGTGTGGGACGTAATAATATCACTACCCTAAACGGTTTGGAACGGTTGAGATTCTTAAAGGATCTACGATCGCTCAATCTGTCTGAAAATCCTATTGCTCAGGATTCGACTAAGCCTTTACGATTGTATTTAGCAACCCTTCTGCCACAGCTGAAGTATTATGAATATATTTTGATCAGACCCGCCGAACGTGATgctggaaaggaaaagtttca GCGAGAACTGATCGACATTTTGGAACACGAAAGGATCGAAATAATAGAGCGTACGAACGCAGCCAAGGAGCGAGATGACGAAATACGGCTGTCGAAAAGTTTTGTGGAACATCTAAATAGCCATCAATTGTTTGAATCGCTGTTTCTAGGTGATCCGGAAGGCGCTGCATTGCTAAGCATAGGAGCAGAAGCAGTCGATCTTAAGAATGA CTATCGAAACGAAGCCTACTCATTTACCCAGAATATATACAAGATGGGGTTGGAGCAACAGGACAAACGTCAAGCAGAAATAGAGCTGTACAGCAGATGCATCCAGGATGAACGAAAAAAGGCACAATTAATGGGACAAAC gatcATCAATAATTTCCTAGTATCATACAAGAATTTATACAAATTAGCGAAGGATATTGTTTCTGGATTGAAGGGACGCGATctaaacagcaaaacatacaATGCCGAAACGGAAAAATTGTTGGATGATCTAAACTTGTGCAAAAGCGGCTTTAATTCCCTGTTCGAAGACACTTGGCACACGCTGATGGGTATTGAAATGCAACTTTTCGAAAGGACCGAG GAAGGAAATTCTACATTTGAAAATACTATTAAAGAAATGACAAACGAATTCATCGAGATGGCGCAGGGTCAATTTGTGTTGTTACGTGAAGCAGAGATAAATTTCAGTGATGCTCTTGTGGATACTGTACAGCAGTTCGTAACGTTTAAGGCAGCTTCGGGGCAGGCAGATCAATTGCCAGAGGCTTTGAAGGAG tcTCTAGATGACAAGGATGTTATAAGCAATATGGCAGCGGGCATGCGTGACCAACACATGCAGCAAATCGATGCTAGGGAAGATAAACTAATCACACGAAGCCGAAGCTGGGTCAAAGAACTGTGCGATGATTTACAAAA TTCTGAAATTAAGCGAAACAGAGCAAAGGTGCTAGAGATCACCTACTTTTTGGATCAACACCGTCAGTCCTTCATGACTGCGTTAGACGAAGTCGCAAGCAAGTTAGAAGTGTAA
- the LOC125762615 gene encoding dynein regulatory complex subunit 3 isoform X1, which translates to MGESNLATDSSFNKELEPGVISNEMLTKAILEQGHKGEAGRLAQLSQLHLETVTVIRLEFQSKQNGSLAELQQCYLHLISHLFGFTDILKIDHLWVMKNLEVLSLSFNKIDKIENLSRLPKLKELNLSFNYIEKIENLNNLEHLRILSLYGNRIKCVENIDKLERLVILSVGRNNITTLNGLERLRFLKDLRSLNLSENPIAQDSTKPLRLYLATLLPQLKYYEYILIRPAERDAGKEKFQRELIDILEHERIEIIERTNAAKERDDEIRLSKSFVEHLNSHQLFESLFLGDPEGAALLSIGAEAVDLKNDYRNEAYSFTQNIYKMGLEQQDKRQAEIELYSRCIQDERKKAQLMGQTIINNFLVSYKNLYKLAKDIVSGLKGRDLNSKTYNAETEKLLDDLNLCKSGFNSLFEDTWHTLMGIEMQLFERTEEGNSTFENTIKEMTNEFIEMAQGQFVLLREAEINFSDALVDTVQQFVTFKAASGQADQLPEALKESLDDKDVISNMAAGMRDQHMQQIDAREDKLITRSRSWVKELCDDLQNSEIKRNRAKVLEITYFLDQHRQSFMTALDEVASKLEV; encoded by the exons atgggtGAAAGTAATTTAGCCACCGATTCATCCTTCAACAAAGAGCTGGAACCTGGTGTAATCAGCAATGAAATGTTGACGAAAGCAATTTTGGAGCAGGGCCATAAAGGGGAAGCCGGACGATTAGCCCAGCTGAGTCAGCTGCACTTGGAAACAGTTACCGTGATTAGGTTGGAGTTTCAAAGTAAGCAAAACGGTTCCCTAGCAGAGCTTCAACAGTGTTACCTACATCTCATCTCTCACTTGTTCGGTTTTACAGACATCCTTAAAATTGATCATCTTTGGGTTATGAAAAATTTGGAAGTTCTTTCGTTATCTTTTAACAAAATCGATAAAATCGAAAATCTTTCACGACTACCCAAATTGAAAGAATTGAATCTGTCGTTTAACTatattgaaaaaatcgaaaacctGAATAATCTGGAACATTTGAGAATTTTGTCTTTGTACGGTAATCGAATTAAGTGCGTCGAGAACATAGACAAACTAGAGCGTTTGGTAATACTGAGTGTGGGACGTAATAATATCACTACCCTAAACGGTTTGGAACGGTTGAGATTCTTAAAGGATCTACGATCGCTCAATCTGTCTGAAAATCCTATTGCTCAGGATTCGACTAAGCCTTTACGATTGTATTTAGCAACCCTTCTGCCACAGCTGAAGTATTATGAATATATTTTGATCAGACCCGCCGAACGTGATgctggaaaggaaaagtttca GCGAGAACTGATCGACATTTTGGAACACGAAAGGATCGAAATAATAGAGCGTACGAACGCAGCCAAGGAGCGAGATGACGAAATACGGCTGTCGAAAAGTTTTGTGGAACATCTAAATAGCCATCAATTGTTTGAATCGCTGTTTCTAGGTGATCCGGAAGGCGCTGCATTGCTAAGCATAGGAGCAGAAGCAGTCGATCTTAAGAATGA CTATCGAAACGAAGCCTACTCATTTACCCAGAATATATACAAGATGGGGTTGGAGCAACAGGACAAACGTCAAGCAGAAATAGAGCTGTACAGCAGATGCATCCAGGATGAACGAAAAAAGGCACAATTAATGGGACAAAC gatcATCAATAATTTCCTAGTATCATACAAGAATTTATACAAATTAGCGAAGGATATTGTTTCTGGATTGAAGGGACGCGATctaaacagcaaaacatacaATGCCGAAACGGAAAAATTGTTGGATGATCTAAACTTGTGCAAAAGCGGCTTTAATTCCCTGTTCGAAGACACTTGGCACACGCTGATGGGTATTGAAATGCAACTTTTCGAAAGGACCGAG GAAGGAAATTCTACATTTGAAAATACTATTAAAGAAATGACAAACGAATTCATCGAGATGGCGCAGGGTCAATTTGTGTTGTTACGTGAAGCAGAGATAAATTTCAGTGATGCTCTTGTGGATACTGTACAGCAGTTCGTAACGTTTAAGGCAGCTTCGGGGCAGGCAGATCAATTGCCAGAGGCTTTGAAGGAG tcTCTAGATGACAAGGATGTTATAAGCAATATGGCAGCGGGCATGCGTGACCAACACATGCAGCAAATCGATGCTAGGGAAGATAAACTAATCACACGAAGCCGAAGCTGGGTCAAAGAACTGTGCGATGATTTACAAAA TTCTGAAATTAAGCGAAACAGAGCAAAGGTGCTAGAGATCACCTACTTTTTGGATCAACACCGTCAGTCCTTCATGACTGCGTTAGACGAAGTCGCAAGCAAGTTAGAAGTGTAA
- the LOC125762635 gene encoding cuticle protein 18.6-like isoform X1, giving the protein MHNHTDLRSVNNPAPIMAFKFVLLATLVAAASAGLLPVAHHGSIATSHSTIQHHAAPAAHYGGSIHAAPAIYQHSAPTIVKTIAQPTIIKSVEHHAPANYEFSYSVHDEHTGDIKSQHETRHGDEVHGQYSLLDSDGHHRIVDYHADHHSGFNAVVRREPSAVKIAQPVHKVIAQPVHVSSYAHAPVAHATVQHHHAAPIAHYSAPIAHHVAPIAHYSAPIAHHAAPIAHSTSSIVHGQNHLSHHHY; this is encoded by the exons ATGCACAATCACACAGATCTTCGCTCAGTAAACAATCCAGCTCCAATAATGGCGTTCAAA TTTGTTCTGTTGGCTACTCTAGTAGCTGCCGCTAGCGCCGGTCTGCTCCCAGTTGCTCACCACGGATCGATCGCTACATCGCACTCCACCATCCAGCATCATGCTGCCCCAGCTGCCCATTATGGTGGATCCATCCATGCCGCCCCGGCTATCTATCAGCACTCCGCTCCGACCATCGTGAAGACCATCGCTCAACCAACGATCATCAAGTCTGTAGAACACCATGCCCCGGCTAACTACGAATTCTCGTACTCCGTGCACGATGAGCACACCGGAGACATCAAGAGCCAGCACGAGACCCGTCACGGAGATGAAGTGCACGGACAGTACTCGTTGTTGGACTCTGATGGCCACCATCGCATCGTCGACTACCATGCTGATCATCACTCCGGATTCAACGCCGTTGTGCGTCGTGAACCATCGGCAGTGAAGATCGCCCAGCCAGTCCACAAGGTGATCGCTCAGCCTGTGCATGTGTCCAGCTATGCCCATGCTCCAGTAGCACACGCTACCGTCCAGCACCACCATGCTGCCCCGATCGCACACTACTCCGCCCCGATCGCACATCATGTTGCTCCGATCGCGCACTACTCTGCTCCGATCGCGCACCATGCTGCTCCGATTGCGCACTCCACATCGAGCATCGTTCATGGACAGAACCATCTGAGCCATCATCATTATTAA
- the LOC125762633 gene encoding enoyl-CoA delta isomerase 1, mitochondrial-like produces MLRVFHRAIRTAAPVARNFSSEAGNNNLVITEVNDQTGYATVTLNRPPVNSLNLELLKAISQTLDDLQNNKSRGMILTSSSNSVFSAGLDIMEMYKPNQERLRDFWSTLQDVWFKLYGSPFPTAAAINGHAPAGGCLLSLCCEYRIMCPNYTIGLNETQLGIVAPTWFQASLRNTISRRESELALTLGKMYTTDEALKVGMIDEIAESKEKALEQATNFLNRFRKISPMARAMTKQGLRSKDIVELEDNRTQDIDLFVYAVNQPAVQKGLEVYLESLKKKAKK; encoded by the exons ATGCTGCGTGTTTTTCACCGTGCGATTCGTACGGCAGCTCCAGTAGCTCGTAATTTTAGCAGTGAGGCTGGAAACAATAATTTGGTAATTACTGAGGTGAACGATCAAACGGGATATGCTACCGTTACATTAAACCGGCCACCAGTTAACAGCTTGAATCTGGAGTTGCTGAAAGCTATCTCGCAAACGTTGGACGatctgcaaaacaacaaatcccGTGGAATGATTCTTACTTCG TCATCTAATTCCGTGTTTAGCGCTGGATTGGACATCATGGAGATGTACAAACCTAACCAGGAACGACTGCGCGACTTTTGGTCAACACTGCAAGATGTGTGGTTCAAACTTTACGGTTCACCCTTTCCTACCGCAGCTGCCATTAAT GGCCATGCACCTGCAGGTGGATGCTTATTGTCTCTTTGCTGCGAATATCGTATCATGTGCCCTAACTACACGATTGGACTAAACGAAACTCAACTGGGTATCGTAGCACCGACTTGGTTCCAAGCATCTCTTCGTAACACTATTTCACGTCGGGAATCTGAACTGGCCCTGACGTTAGGGAAAATGTACACAACGGACGAGGCACTGAAGGTTGGCATGATTGATGAAATTGCAGAAAGCAAAGAGAAGGCATTGGAGCAGGCAACCAACTTTTTGAATCGGTTCCGCAAGATTTCTCCTATGGCACGAGCGATGACGAAACAAGGTTTGCGCAGTAAAGATATAGTTGAGCTGGAAGACAATCGCACCCAGGATATCGATCTGTTTGTCTATGCCGTTAATCAACCTGCTGTTCAGAAGGGATTGGAAGTTTACCTCGAAAGTCTaaagaaaaaagctaaaaaatgA
- the LOC125762635 gene encoding cuticle protein 8-like isoform X2 — MAFKFVLLATLVAAASAGLLPVAHHGSIATSHSTIQHHAAPAAHYGGSIHAAPAIYQHSAPTIVKTIAQPTIIKSVEHHAPANYEFSYSVHDEHTGDIKSQHETRHGDEVHGQYSLLDSDGHHRIVDYHADHHSGFNAVVRREPSAVKIAQPVHKVIAQPVHVSSYAHAPVAHATVQHHHAAPIAHYSAPIAHHVAPIAHYSAPIAHHAAPIAHSTSSIVHGQNHLSHHHY; from the exons ATGGCGTTCAAA TTTGTTCTGTTGGCTACTCTAGTAGCTGCCGCTAGCGCCGGTCTGCTCCCAGTTGCTCACCACGGATCGATCGCTACATCGCACTCCACCATCCAGCATCATGCTGCCCCAGCTGCCCATTATGGTGGATCCATCCATGCCGCCCCGGCTATCTATCAGCACTCCGCTCCGACCATCGTGAAGACCATCGCTCAACCAACGATCATCAAGTCTGTAGAACACCATGCCCCGGCTAACTACGAATTCTCGTACTCCGTGCACGATGAGCACACCGGAGACATCAAGAGCCAGCACGAGACCCGTCACGGAGATGAAGTGCACGGACAGTACTCGTTGTTGGACTCTGATGGCCACCATCGCATCGTCGACTACCATGCTGATCATCACTCCGGATTCAACGCCGTTGTGCGTCGTGAACCATCGGCAGTGAAGATCGCCCAGCCAGTCCACAAGGTGATCGCTCAGCCTGTGCATGTGTCCAGCTATGCCCATGCTCCAGTAGCACACGCTACCGTCCAGCACCACCATGCTGCCCCGATCGCACACTACTCCGCCCCGATCGCACATCATGTTGCTCCGATCGCGCACTACTCTGCTCCGATCGCGCACCATGCTGCTCCGATTGCGCACTCCACATCGAGCATCGTTCATGGACAGAACCATCTGAGCCATCATCATTATTAA